In one Diabrotica virgifera virgifera chromosome 5, PGI_DIABVI_V3a genomic region, the following are encoded:
- the LOC126884702 gene encoding histone-lysine N-methyltransferase PRDM9-like → MSTSVALYRCRLCLNKTPTRVKIFSGDFPRMLDTLTSVKVHEEDGLPKYSCIKCIEEVQMALIVKNRIIKAHELLVEALKQKRAMFQRLTKEEIKKKNQIQPKLEVVEDFNEDSNDESVTCDESIDTVETELDPLYTNKEEKRRLGHNVQSRRYTVQKYIKITRFTCEKCNLNFSDRRTFTMHNRKHEKRKCDICSRLIRTDNMKKHVLMHTAGPSVCSLCGVTCKNFESLRCHNFHYHKHNAQQYVCEECGKGFRMKYRFLLHKKKAHMGLKNFKCTTCGKAFFTNGTLLKHVRMTHEKLRPYVCEYCGTGFSSRYALTTHKRKHTNEKPFVCQHCSEGFKQRVSLRSHLKSKHGIEEAKEFFCKTCEKGFATDYALSIHERLHEMKKCGICSENFAGDEYLANHLREIHHVEVEIEQDT, encoded by the exons GTACACGAAGAAGATGGTTTACCAAAATATAGTTGTATAAAATGCATAGAAGAAGTTCAGATGGCTCTGATAGTCAAAAACCGTATTATAAAAGCACATGAATTGCTAGTAGAAGCTTTAAAACAGAAGAGGGCAATGTTTCAAAGACTAAccaaagaagaaataaagaaaaaaaatcaaattcaACCTAAGTTAGAAGTAGTTGAGGACTTCAATGAAGATTCAAATGATGAAAGTGTAACATGTGATGAAAGTATAGATACAGTAGAAACAGAACTAGATCCACTATATACAAataaagaagaaaagagaaggcTAGGTCACAATGTACAAAGTAGACGTTATACAGTCCAGAAATATATTAAGATTACGAGATTTACATGTGaaaaatgtaatttaaatttTTCAG ATAGACGTACGTTCACTATGCACAACAGAAAACATGAAAAAAGAAAGTGTGATATTTGTAGCCGATTAATTAGAACCGACAACATGAAGAAACATGTGTTGATGCATACAGCAGGTCCATCAGTTTGTTCTTTATGTGGAGTTACATGCAAAAATTTTGAGAGTTTAAGATGTCACAATTTTCATTATCACAAACATAATGCCCAACAGTACGTTTGTGAAGAATGTGGCAAAGGTTTTAGAATGAAATATAGATTCTTGTTGCATAAGAAGAAGGCTCATATGGGTCTTAAGAATTTTAAATGCACTACTTGTGGAAAAGCTTTCTTTACCAACGGCACTTTATTAAAACATGTTCGAATGACCCACGAAAAATTGAGACCTTATGTGTGTGAATATTGTGGTACTGGCTTTTCATCTAGATATGCTTTAACTACTCATAAAAGAAAACATACCAATGAGAAACCGTTTGTCTGTCAGCATTGTTCTGAAGGTTTCAAACAGCGGGTTTCATTACGATCGCATTTGAAATCAAAACATGGAATAGAGGAAGCCAAGGAATTCTTTTGTAAAACGTGTGAGAAAGGTTTCGCTACAGATTACGCTTTGAGTATACATGAAAGATTACATGAAATGAAGAAGTGTGGAATTTGTTCAGAAAATTTTGCTGGAGATGAATATTTGGCAAACCATCTTAGGGAAATCCATCATgtggaagtagaaatagaacaagaTACCTAA